aaaaaaagccttactatacatggttgtttttttggggggaaaagcctgactatacatggtcgtttttttggagaaaaagccttactatacatagtcattttttggagaaaaaaacccttactatacatggtcgtttttgggggggaaaagcctgactatacatggtcgtttttttggagaaaaagccttactatacctagtcattttttggagagaaaaaagccttactatacatggtcgttttttggggaaaaagccttactatacatagtcattttttgaagaaaaaaagcctgactatacatggtcgtttttttgggagaaaaagccttactatacagtcattttttggagaaaaaaagccttactatacatggtccttttggggggaaaaaggcttactatacatggtcgttttttggggaacaagtcttactatacatagtcatttttttgaagaaaaaaagccttactatatgtggtcgttttctggtaaaaaaaaccttactatacatggtcattttttggaaaaaaagccttactatagatagtcatttttggaaaaaaagccttactatacatggtcgttttttggggggggaaaggcttactatacatggtcgtcttttggggaaaaggcttactacacacggtcgttttgggggggaaaagccttactatacatagtcgtttttgggagaaaaaaagacttactatacatggtcgtttttgggggaaaaaggcttactatacatggtcgtttttttggggaaaagccttactatacatagtcattttttgaagaaaaaaaagccttactatacgtggtcgttttctgggaaaaaaaaacttactatacatggtcattttttggaaaaaaaagccttactatacatagtcattttttggagaaaaaaaagccttactatacgtggtcgttttctgggaaaaaaaaccttactatacatggtcattttttggaaaaaaaagccttactatacatagtcattttttggagaaaaaaaagccttactatacatggtcgtttttgggggaaaaaggcttactatacgtggtcgttttctgggaaaaaaaaccttactatacatggtcattttttggaaaaaaaagccttactatacatagtcatttttttgaagaaaaaaaagccttactatacgtggtcgttttctgggaaaaaaaaccttacaatacatgatcattttttggaaaaaaagccttactatagatagtcatttttggaaaaaaagccttactatacatggtcgttttttgggggggggaaaggcttactatacatggtcgtcttttggggaaaaggccttactattcatggtcatttaaaaaaaaaaaaaaaaagccttactatacatggtcatcttttggggggggaaagccttactatacatgatcgttttttggggaaaaaagccttactatatatatagtcatttttgggggaaaaagccttactatacatggtcattttttgggggaaaaggcttactacacacggtcgttttgggggggaaaagccttactatacatagtcgtttttgtgagaaaaaaagccttactatacatggtcgttttggggggaaaaaggcttactattcatggtcatttaaaaaaaaaaaaagccttactatacatggtcatcttttggggggggaagccttactatacatggtcgtttattgggtaaaaaagccttactatatatatagtcattttttgggggaaaagcctgactatacatggtagtttttttttttttagaaaaagccttactatacatagtcatttttttgagaaaaaaaagccttactatacatggtcgttttttggggaaaaaagccttactatatatatagtcatttttgggggaaaaagccttactatacatggtcattttgggggggaaaaggcttactacacacggtcgttttggggggaaaaagccttactatacatagtcgtttttgggagaaaaaaagccttactatacatggtcgttttttggggaaaaaggcttactatacatggtcgtttttggggggaaaagccttactatacatagtcatttttttgaagaaaaaaaagccttactatacgtggtcgttttctgggaaaaaaaaccttactatacatggtcattttttggaaaaaaaagccttactatacatagtcattttttggagaaaaaaaagccttactatacatggtcgttttttggggaaaaaggcttactatacatggtcgtttttttggagaaaaagccttactatacatagtcattttttggagaaaaaaaagccttactatacatggtcatttttgggggggaaaagcctgactatacatggtcgtttttttttagaaaaagccttactatacatagtcatttttttgagaaaaaaagccttactatacatagtcatttttttgagaaaaaaagccttactatacatggtcgttttttggggaaaaagccttactatacatagtcatttttttgaagaaaaaaagcctgactatacatggtcatttttttggagaaaaagccttactatacatagtcattttttggagaaaaaaagtcttactatacatagtcattttttggggaaaaagtcttactatacatcgtcattttttgaagaaaaaaaagccttactatacgtggtcgttttctgggaaaaaaaaccttactatacatggtcattttttggaaaaaaagccttactatacatagtcatttttttttagaaaaaaagccttactatacatggtcgttttttggggaaaaaagccttactatatatatatagtcattttttggggaaaaagccttactatacatagtcattttttttagaaaaaaagccttactatacatggtcgttttgggggggaaaaggcttactatacatggtcgttttttggggaaaaagccttactatacatagtcatttttttgaagaaaaaaagcctgactataaatggtcgttttttttggagaaaaagccttactatacagtcattttttggagaaaaaaagccttactatacatggtcgtttttggggggaaaaggcttactatacatggtcgttttttggggaaaaagtcttactatacatagtcattttttttaaagaaaaaaaagccttactatacgtggtcgttttctgggaaaaaaaaccttactagacatggtcatttttggggaaaaaaagccttactatacatagtcattttttggagaaaaaagccttactatacatggtcgttttgggggggaaaaaggcttactatacatggtcgttttttgtaaaaaaagccttactatagatagtcatttttggaaaaaaagccttactatacatggtcattttttggggggggaaaggcttactatacatggtcgttttttggggaaaaaagccttactatatatagtccttttttggaaaaaagccttaccatacatggtcgtttttgaaaaaaaagccttactatacatggtcattttttttaaaaagagaaatgtacaacttgagctaattccccttggtACCATAAGAGCTTAtattcccaggcggtctcccatccaagcaCCAACCAGGCCAGACCCTGCTTAGTTTCCAAGATAAGACGTGAGGGggtgttttcagggtagtatgccataAACCCAACTAGGACGTGAGATCTGATATTTAAATTTGTAGCAAAAACAAACTTTGATCTGTTTAGTGCACAGTTTTCATTGAATTTGtgtacagggtgttccaaaatgcaAGCTGCATTGTTTAATGGACACTAACAATATTGATTCGATTAGGATTTGCCCGGAATTATGTAATAAGGGTTTTCATTTACGCCACATTGGATTACAAATTTACTTTAAACACTCTAgttcaaataagaaaaaaagtgtgtccTAATAAATATAGTATGATTGAAAAGAgtacggattggacgtctatttcaAGTTTTGCTGGTAAGTGCATTCCTAAGAAGGACAAAGCTTGAATGAAGGTCCCCAATTTTGCATCAACGCATGTACACGTCATCTACTGGAAGTTCCCGCGCTGATTAGTCTGGCCATGCCGCGGCGCACCTCCGCTTGCACCGGCCCGTATTCCACCACCTCGCCATCCACCGTTATAATCCCTTTGGGTGACGAGGGCTCTAACCGCAACGCCCGCACCTTGGTGTGCACCATATGAGGACAGTTGCAGGCCAGGTGGGCACCCTTCTCCATGGCCAGGAAGAGGCGGAGCAAGGCGGCCCGCGATATTCCCGCTTTGACATAGAACAGGTGAATGACGCCGTCGTCCAAAGCGGCGCCCGGCGCGGCCAGCAGGTCCATGGCCAGGTGGGACTGGTATATGGCCAACACGAGCACAAAGTCCTCTTCGGGGACCGGAACCCAGCCTCCGGGGAGGGGCTCGTCCAGTGGCGGGAGCAGCGAGTCCGACGGCTCCGTCCGGGATTTGATGGGGCGCCGCCGACGCTCCGTTCCTCTCGCCTCGAGCGTGTTGTTTGAGTGACAGGAGTTGCGGAAAGAGTTCCACGAGGGCGACTCGCGATTGCCAACATGTTCAGGCGGGGTCCTGTCGTCCTCGCCCGTGACCGGCAGGTAGGCCAGCTTTCCCTTGTAGACGCGCAGGGACGCCAACTTCATCAGGGTGCCCAGGGTGAAGCGAACCGCGCCGACACGGCGGTACTTTTCGCTTTCCACGTCCACGTCGGCGACAAAGCCCCACGCCAGGGAAAGGAAGGAGAAGAGACGAGCGCCGGAAGCGAGGTGGACCGAGACCAGATCCATGTGGGATACCACGCCTTTACAGAGAAGGAGGCCGCAGCTGACCAGGAGTTCCTCACCACACGACAACGAGGCGCTAGAAAATTAATTTGACAAAAAGCTTTataattgcatacctgtcaacttgtacgttttttatgtattttatacgttttctccgtattttatacgttttttccgtattttatgcgttttttccgtattttatacgttttttccgtattttatacgtttttttgatcatttcaaattgtgtacgccgtataataaCTTTGATTGGgagtttttttaagtatgtttttttgtaaaaccgatcccGTTTGAcctatttcggctctaatccggatcgtctcagtcactggtagcaaaTGAAAACTTCATCGGCGATTTTTCActctataaatatagcgcgtaagaaagccgtccattttggagaaaaatgtaaACTTTTACATGCgctctatgtgagtaaatatgagccgtgttgcatttgtatgttgtttttttatcgtttaattgcaatcattaataaagggagcaattggccaaggttgacaggtatgtaattgcCTAGAGAAGTGGTACGCAAAACTTTGACTGAATAACATGTTTTaataaaagtacaattaagatgTAATCAAATAAAACCGAAAAAAATTCACATCAATGTTTAGAATTATTTCTTTATGAaacctttgtctttttttgcaactACACTTGTATTTTTAATGGAACTCCAGAAAAAGACCATCTTTTGTAAGGCTTGAATTTGTTagataaaatgaccatgtatagttaggctatttttcgcattaaaaaaaagtttatcattgtcaatgctAGTTACATTTTTCAAAGATTAGAATCAATttagaaaagtttgtttttaacttttttaaatgcctACAAAGCAACAACATAATAGAGATGGACAATGATAttgtcaaaagaaacaaaaaaatggcgtgCTTTGGACTCAAATAAATGAACCAATTGTCGCAATG
The Stigmatopora argus isolate UIUO_Sarg chromosome 7, RoL_Sarg_1.0, whole genome shotgun sequence DNA segment above includes these coding regions:
- the LOC144078133 gene encoding sphingosine kinase 1-like; the encoded protein is MFPDHHVQVRMDRKGAEHSNTNTLYGEFTTIGNRKVRCAVSLTDNELVVQRLNSVPEGRNRVSLSLKDCIGCRTYRKDETAGPAAYLAVYFYPLKRRWVRSGLSRRRVEQCFRLSALQDPRANLDEADKWAQAVRERCNSCHLLRDDGVLLSEPSHPCRIMLLVNPQSGKGQALTLYNNHVQRMLDEAGVLHMLVITEHQNHARELVREVDLSQWDALVIVSGDGLLFEVINGLMERSDWEEAIHTPLGILPGGSGNALAASIHYYAGASLSCGEELLVSCGLLLCKGVVSHMDLVSVHLASGARLFSFLSLAWGFVADVDVESEKYRRVGAVRFTLGTLMKLASLRVYKGKLAYLPVTGEDDRTPPEHVGNRESPSWNSFRNSCHSNNTLEARGTERRRRPIKSRTEPSDSLLPPLDEPLPGGWVPVPEEDFVLVLAIYQSHLAMDLLAAPGAALDDGVIHLFYVKAGISRAALLRLFLAMEKGAHLACNCPHMVHTKVRALRLEPSSPKGIITVDGEVVEYGPVQAEVRRGMARLISAGTSSR